Proteins encoded in a region of the Balneolales bacterium ANBcel1 genome:
- a CDS encoding RagB/SusD family nutrient uptake outer membrane protein, with product MKKVKTLILTVLIAGAGSLYVSGCSDLLDPKVYDSLTPETFFSSESDFDQALVAIYSPFTADWGTSDPGDGVWSAALYNADPKSYLGQSMITTDELHAPYQDDFNNFTWGPATMTISPGQDVFAATFVKSRFIARATDVINQIESSEADVPDHVRDYYIAQAKVLRAWLMYVIYDFHGTIPVKLDPLTMHDTHIDPRPPKEEYIQSIETDLLEAIPYLTPMYNNNSANWGRVSKGTARMLLLRLYMHEHEWAKAEAVARDIMDMGYRLLPDYASVFNEQRNDEIIFAVPAGEAAQNWWIPEVIPSNYSSGIFELTQPGWNVYYMPWDFYDNYEPADHRLETIVDSYQNARGQQVNRESGMQGAIPLKFTGGLTGNPGEGFPHDQPVFRYAETLLSLAEAINEQRGPDEAYTYANEVRERAGLEPFSGLSQAAFRDSLLAERGREFYGEGLRRMDLIRHGRFIENARERGVTNAQDHHVLFPIPQTVIVQSGGAIDQNPGYN from the coding sequence ATGAAAAAAGTAAAAACACTTATCCTCACCGTACTTATTGCCGGGGCTGGTTCGCTGTATGTTTCCGGCTGTTCCGATCTGCTGGATCCGAAAGTGTACGACAGCCTCACGCCCGAGACCTTCTTCTCGTCGGAATCCGATTTCGACCAGGCGCTGGTGGCGATTTACAGTCCGTTTACCGCCGACTGGGGCACCAGTGATCCCGGCGACGGCGTATGGTCGGCGGCGTTGTACAATGCCGACCCGAAATCCTACCTGGGTCAGAGTATGATCACCACCGATGAGCTTCATGCACCTTATCAGGACGATTTCAACAACTTCACATGGGGTCCGGCGACGATGACCATCTCTCCCGGTCAGGATGTGTTCGCGGCCACATTCGTGAAGTCGCGTTTTATCGCCAGGGCCACCGATGTGATCAATCAGATAGAAAGCTCGGAAGCCGATGTGCCCGATCATGTAAGGGACTATTACATTGCTCAGGCCAAAGTGCTTCGCGCATGGCTGATGTACGTGATCTATGACTTTCATGGCACCATCCCGGTTAAACTCGACCCGCTGACCATGCACGACACTCACATCGATCCGCGTCCGCCAAAAGAGGAGTATATCCAGAGCATCGAAACCGACCTTCTGGAAGCCATCCCGTACCTCACGCCGATGTACAACAACAATTCAGCCAACTGGGGACGCGTTTCGAAGGGAACCGCCCGGATGCTGTTGCTCCGTCTTTACATGCATGAGCACGAATGGGCGAAAGCCGAAGCCGTCGCCCGTGACATCATGGATATGGGATACCGGCTGCTGCCCGATTACGCCTCGGTGTTCAACGAGCAGCGCAACGACGAAATCATCTTCGCGGTGCCCGCCGGCGAAGCGGCTCAAAACTGGTGGATACCCGAGGTGATTCCCTCCAACTATTCATCGGGTATCTTCGAATTGACTCAGCCCGGCTGGAATGTGTATTACATGCCCTGGGATTTTTACGACAACTACGAGCCCGCTGACCACCGTCTGGAGACAATCGTGGATAGCTACCAAAATGCGAGAGGCCAACAGGTAAATCGCGAAAGTGGCATGCAAGGGGCCATCCCCCTGAAGTTTACCGGCGGCCTGACCGGGAATCCGGGTGAGGGTTTCCCGCACGACCAGCCCGTTTTCCGCTATGCCGAAACACTGCTATCGCTGGCCGAAGCCATCAATGAACAGCGCGGTCCCGACGAAGCATATACCTATGCCAATGAAGTCCGTGAACGCGCCGGCCTGGAACCCTTCTCCGGACTTTCCCAGGCGGCCTTCCGGGATTCGCTGCTGGCCGAACGCGGCCGCGAGTTCTACGGAGAGGGATTGCGTCGCATGGACCTGATCCGCCACGGACGCTTCATCGAAAACGCGCGGGAGCGGGGAGTCACCAATGCGCAGGATCACCACGTGCTCTTCCCGATACCCCAAACGGTTATCGTTCAAAGCGGTGGCGCCATCGATCAGAATCCCGGATACAATTGA